The sequence below is a genomic window from Falsibacillus pallidus.
GATCCACTAGGCATAGTAGAGATCCTTCGGTCTGTCTGTTCACCCAACTTCATGATAGAACCTTTACCAAATTGCTTTTCTATTTGTTTTAACGCCATTTCAAGTGCTGCTTGACGATCATTAGCCACTAGATTTCCTCCTTTATATTTACAGGTATCCAGCACGTTTGCTGAATAACGTTTATCTCAATTAACCTATCTTTACTATAAACGTTTTGGTTCAGTTTTACAAGCAAAAAATCGAACATTCATTCGCTTTTTTTAGGGTAGTAAAATGCGATTATAATTTCTTGATTAATAGAATTTCAATGGTTGACTGAAAACTAGGCGACTATTTACGTATGAAAATAATAAAAAGAGGGAAATCCCTCTTTTTATTTATCCGCCAATTCCCTCAGCAGGAAATGGCATCCATATTTAACTGTCCTCATTATGATATTATTCCTTGACCCTTGCAGCTGCACCTTGAAGGCCCGTGGCGCGGCACCTGCAAAGGACACGCCGATCCAGACAGTCCCTGGAGGGTTCCCTTCGAGCGGTTCGGGGCCGGCTGCACCGGTAAAGGAAATGCCGATATCCGTATTGAATTTCTTTTGGATTCCGACAGCAAGTTCGACTGCACACTCTTCGCTTACCGCTCCATACTGATTGATGGTGGATTCAGCAACGCCGACCTGCTCAATTTTCGCCTGATTGGAATAGCATATGACTCCCCCATTAAAAACAGAGCTGGCGCCATCTATAGAAGTGAGTTCTGATTGAAATAACCCACCTGTCAAACTCTCTGCACAGGCGATTGTATAATTCTTCTTTTTCATTAAAGCCGAGAGCTCTATCATCAAGGAAGATTGGCCATAGCCATAAAAAAATTCGCCTGTCCTTGCTAAGATTTGCTGCTCCACTTCATCCAGCAATTGCTGCGCCTTTTCACCGGAAGGGTCTTTTGCCGTCAAACGAAGAGTAACTTCTCCGTCAGCTGCAAGCGGAGCGATTGTCGGGTTGGACTGCCCATCGATCAAGTCCATGATTTCTGTTTCAAGTTGAGCTTCTCCAATCCCAAAGAACCGAAGAACTCTGGACTCGATTTTCACCATTTCCTCTAACTGCTCAGCAAGCTTTGGCATGCCGAACTCCCTGAACATCGGTTCCATTTCTTTCGGCGGACCAGGAAGGAGCATATAGCGATGAGTGTCTGTTTTGTAAAACATCCCCGGTGCCATTCCATTCAAATTCGGAAGAACATCTGCCCCATTCAGAACCAGTGCCTGCTTTTTATTATTTTCAGTCATGATTCGATTTGTTTTCTTAAAATATTCCACTATCGAGTCTAATGCTTCTTCATCAGACACGAGTGATGTATTAAGATGGGAAGCAATGGCCTCTTTAGTCAAATCATCTTTTGTAGGACCGAGGCCGCCTGTGAAGATGATCAAGTCAGCCCTTTTCTCCGCTGTTTCTATCGCTTTCGTCAACCTCATCGGATTATCGCCGACGACAGTATGATAATAAACGTTTATCCCAAGTTCGGCTAAGCGTTCGGAAATAAACTTTGCATTTGTATTTACGATTTGACCCAGTAATAACTCAGATCCAACGGCAATGATTTCAGCATTCATTTCAAGAACCTCCTACTTGGAGTTAATTAGCACTCGTCTGTTTTTGTAAAAATAATCCCATCCGGACCATACCGTGAATATTAAGGCCACCCAAAGTGCAAATAAATCGAAACGGAATGAAACTGCTTCAAAAATTACGTTATGAAGAAGCAATGCTGAAATTGCAATAATTTGCGCCCAAGTTTTGACTTTTCCAAGCATATTTGCTGCAACAACTTCCCCCTCGCCCGCTAAAATTAAACGCAGGCCGGTTACTGCAAATTCACGGCTGATAATGATAATGACAATCCAAGAAGCTGCTGCATGTAATTCAACCAATACAATCAGCGCCGCGGAAACCAACAATTTATCTGCCAACGGGTCCAAAAACTTCCCTAGATTGGTCACTAAATTCAATTTCCTAGCATAGTAGCCATCAATCCAATCAGTAGTTGAGGCAATGATGAAAATCAGCCCCCCTACTAAATGGGTGACAGGCATTTGCGCACCTAAGAAATGAACTTCACCCCACGAAAATGGTACAAGCATGATGATCATAAACAAAGGAATCAATAAAATCCTTGATACTGTTATTTTATTTGGTAAATTCACAATAAATCCTCCATCTCACTAATCGTATTGATACTTGAAAAAAAATAGTCATCAAATGATGACTTTTTCAGAACGATGATCGTCATACTTCTGAATAAAAGAGAAGAATCTCTTATCATTGTTATTTCCTTCACCCTTTTTTTCCATTCATAACAGGAACACAGCACCGGCTTTATTGACCAGGTGCTGCATGTTGAAGGGTAAT
It includes:
- a CDS encoding competence/damage-inducible protein A is translated as MNAEIIAVGSELLLGQIVNTNAKFISERLAELGINVYYHTVVGDNPMRLTKAIETAEKRADLIIFTGGLGPTKDDLTKEAIASHLNTSLVSDEEALDSIVEYFKKTNRIMTENNKKQALVLNGADVLPNLNGMAPGMFYKTDTHRYMLLPGPPKEMEPMFREFGMPKLAEQLEEMVKIESRVLRFFGIGEAQLETEIMDLIDGQSNPTIAPLAADGEVTLRLTAKDPSGEKAQQLLDEVEQQILARTGEFFYGYGQSSLMIELSALMKKKNYTIACAESLTGGLFQSELTSIDGASSVFNGGVICYSNQAKIEQVGVAESTINQYGAVSEECAVELAVGIQKKFNTDIGISFTGAAGPEPLEGNPPGTVWIGVSFAGAAPRAFKVQLQGSRNNIIMRTVKYGCHFLLRELADK
- the pgsA gene encoding CDP-diacylglycerol--glycerol-3-phosphate 3-phosphatidyltransferase; this translates as MNLPNKITVSRILLIPLFMIIMLVPFSWGEVHFLGAQMPVTHLVGGLIFIIASTTDWIDGYYARKLNLVTNLGKFLDPLADKLLVSAALIVLVELHAAASWIVIIIISREFAVTGLRLILAGEGEVVAANMLGKVKTWAQIIAISALLLHNVIFEAVSFRFDLFALWVALIFTVWSGWDYFYKNRRVLINSK